The Corynebacterium poyangense genome includes a window with the following:
- the ahcY gene encoding adenosylhomocysteinase — translation MTKSFDFKVKDLTLAESGRHQIRLAEHEMPGLMELRREYAEEQPLKGARIAGSIHMTVQTAVLIETLTALGAEVRWASCNIFSTQDEAAAAVVVGPGTPEDPQGVPVFAWKGETLDEYWWCLNQVFSWGNGIEPNMILDDGGDATMAVIKGMEYEKAGVVPSHEPTDSDEHIAFLGMLREALDHDPGKWTRIAEEVRGVTEETTTGVHRLYHFADQGLLPFPAMNVNDAVTKSKFDNKYGTRHSLIDGINRATDMLMGGKNVLICGYGDVGKGCAEAMKGQGARVKVTEADPINALQALMEGFPVVTVDDAIGEADIVITATGNLGVINFDQMLKMKDHAVLGNIGHFDNEIDMASLLHRDDVERVNIKPQVDEFTLPNGRSIIVLSEGRLLNLGNATGHPSFVMSNSFADQTIAQIELYCNGDNYDNEVYRLPKILDEKVARIHVQALGGTLTELTKEQAEYIGVDVAGPYKPEHYRY, via the coding sequence ATGACGAAGTCTTTTGATTTCAAAGTTAAAGACCTGACACTGGCGGAATCTGGGCGGCATCAAATTCGCTTAGCGGAACATGAGATGCCGGGCCTCATGGAGCTGCGCCGAGAATACGCTGAGGAACAACCCCTAAAAGGTGCGCGCATCGCCGGCTCTATCCACATGACGGTACAAACTGCGGTGCTGATTGAAACATTGACCGCCTTAGGGGCCGAGGTTCGATGGGCCTCCTGCAATATTTTTTCCACTCAAGACGAAGCTGCAGCCGCGGTCGTCGTCGGACCGGGAACCCCGGAAGATCCGCAGGGAGTTCCGGTTTTTGCCTGGAAAGGAGAAACCCTAGATGAGTACTGGTGGTGTCTCAACCAGGTGTTTAGCTGGGGAAATGGGATAGAACCTAATATGATCCTGGATGATGGCGGGGATGCCACCATGGCGGTGATTAAAGGGATGGAATATGAAAAGGCTGGGGTGGTGCCTTCTCATGAACCGACAGATTCTGATGAACACATCGCCTTTCTCGGAATGTTGCGGGAGGCCTTGGATCACGATCCGGGTAAATGGACTCGGATTGCTGAGGAAGTCCGGGGTGTGACAGAGGAAACCACCACCGGGGTGCACCGCCTCTACCACTTCGCTGACCAGGGACTTTTGCCATTCCCTGCGATGAATGTCAACGATGCCGTGACGAAATCGAAGTTCGACAATAAATACGGCACCCGTCATAGTCTAATCGATGGTATTAACCGTGCTACCGATATGTTGATGGGCGGGAAAAATGTGCTTATTTGTGGCTATGGTGATGTTGGTAAGGGGTGTGCGGAAGCCATGAAGGGGCAGGGCGCCAGGGTGAAAGTTACCGAGGCTGACCCCATTAACGCTCTCCAGGCCCTGATGGAAGGTTTCCCTGTCGTTACTGTGGATGACGCTATTGGAGAAGCCGATATTGTTATCACTGCCACCGGAAATCTGGGGGTTATTAACTTTGATCAGATGTTGAAGATGAAAGATCATGCGGTGCTGGGCAATATTGGGCACTTCGACAATGAAATTGATATGGCCTCACTACTTCACCGCGATGATGTTGAGCGGGTCAATATCAAACCTCAGGTTGATGAATTCACCTTGCCCAATGGGAGAAGCATAATTGTGCTTTCTGAGGGGCGCCTATTAAACCTCGGTAACGCCACTGGCCACCCCTCCTTTGTGATGAGTAATTCTTTTGCAGACCAGACTATTGCGCAAATTGAGCTCTACTGCAACGGGGACAATTATGACAATGAGGTGTACCGGCTACCGAAGATTCTGGATGAGAAAGTTGCCAGAATCCATGTCCAAGCCTTAGGCGGGACTCTGACGGAGTTGACGAAGGAGCAAGCAGAATATATTGGTGTGGACGTAGCTGGCCCCTATAAGCCAGAGCATTACCGTTATTAA
- the mtrA gene encoding MtrAB system response regulator MtrA, producing MAAKILVVDDDPAISEMLTIVLESEGFEAIAVMDGAQAVPVFEQEQPDLILLDLMLPGMNGIDICRMIRQRSSVPIVMLTAKTDTVDVVLGLETGADDYITKPFKPKELIARVRARLRSQDSAPSEVLEVGDLTIDIAEHTVKRGGEEISLTPLEFDLLLEMARRPRQVFSREELLEKVWGYRHSTDTRLVNVHVQRLRSKIEQDPENPRIVLTVRGVGYKTGDGVVGEHG from the coding sequence ATGGCAGCAAAGATCCTCGTCGTTGACGATGACCCAGCCATCTCCGAAATGCTGACCATCGTTTTAGAATCCGAGGGTTTTGAAGCAATAGCGGTTATGGATGGCGCCCAAGCGGTTCCTGTTTTTGAGCAAGAACAACCTGATTTAATCCTACTTGACCTCATGCTTCCCGGCATGAATGGGATTGATATCTGCCGGATGATTCGGCAGCGCTCCTCCGTGCCCATTGTGATGCTGACCGCGAAAACCGATACCGTCGATGTGGTTCTCGGCTTAGAAACCGGGGCAGATGACTACATTACGAAACCTTTTAAACCGAAAGAGCTGATTGCTCGGGTGCGAGCTCGGTTGCGCAGTCAAGACAGTGCCCCGAGCGAGGTTTTGGAAGTCGGTGACTTAACTATTGATATCGCCGAGCACACCGTGAAACGAGGCGGAGAAGAAATTTCTTTAACCCCGCTAGAGTTTGATCTGCTCTTAGAAATGGCTCGACGCCCCCGTCAGGTTTTCTCCCGTGAAGAACTGCTAGAAAAGGTGTGGGGTTATCGCCATTCCACTGATACGCGGCTGGTCAATGTTCATGTTCAGCGACTCCGCTCGAAAATTGAACAGGACCCAGAAAACCCGCGCATTGTTCTCACCGTCCGGGGTGTGGGTTATAAAACCGGTGACGGTGTGGTGGGCGAACACGGCTAA
- the mtrB gene encoding MtrAB system histidine kinase MtrB, with protein sequence MKATLLQARDRALESWRTSLQLQVIGSIFIVSAVVMILIGVGLVSLIAQSLINAKLDIANSEIDRARVSVEQQIDATTSSSSLQVRLNSARATLTARSGSGSEAAAVYEPVLLVPNSDNPPSTSPEGYKIPDQLVHFVEEGQVSYQFSTIERSDGSTYKALIVGSPTATDIPGLQVYLVLSLEQEESTLAMMRGLLSAAGMAVVVLLVGITWLMANQVTAPVRSASRIAQRLADGHLRERMVVNGENEMARLALSFNTMAESLSAKIQQLEEYGDLQRQFTSDVSHELRTPLTTVRMAADMIASQAEEMPAHTRRASELMTRELDRFEALLADLLEISRHDAGVADLSESQLDLRSCIQAAWQQVSHLSDKLSVEVNFHLPDSPVMVSADSRRIERILRNLLANALDHSEGRPIDVEMKANDQAVGIIVTDHGVGLKPGQEELVFNRFWRADASRVRHSGGTGLGLAIAREDAQLHGGTLDATGTFGVGSTFRLIIPRTPGGEISDTPIDLTAPEPPHVIDQPVLPELEREEEP encoded by the coding sequence ATAAAAGCAACCTTGCTCCAGGCTCGAGACCGGGCTCTGGAAAGTTGGCGTACGTCTCTGCAGCTCCAAGTTATCGGCTCTATCTTCATCGTCTCCGCAGTGGTGATGATCCTCATTGGTGTGGGATTAGTTAGCTTAATTGCCCAGAGCCTCATCAATGCCAAGCTAGATATTGCAAATTCGGAAATTGATCGAGCCAGGGTTTCCGTCGAACAACAAATAGATGCCACAACATCGTCCAGTTCTTTGCAAGTGCGCCTCAATTCAGCTCGAGCCACATTGACTGCCCGGAGCGGCTCCGGGTCAGAGGCAGCGGCTGTCTATGAGCCCGTCTTGCTTGTTCCCAATTCTGATAATCCGCCCAGTACGTCGCCAGAAGGGTATAAAATCCCAGATCAACTGGTGCATTTTGTGGAGGAAGGGCAAGTCTCCTACCAATTTTCCACTATTGAGCGTTCAGATGGGTCCACCTACAAGGCACTTATTGTCGGATCACCGACGGCCACGGATATCCCCGGACTGCAGGTATATCTGGTGTTATCCCTCGAACAAGAAGAATCTACCCTGGCTATGATGCGTGGTTTGCTGTCTGCCGCGGGCATGGCTGTGGTGGTGCTTTTAGTGGGCATTACCTGGTTGATGGCTAATCAAGTCACCGCGCCGGTGCGCTCGGCAAGCCGTATTGCTCAGCGTTTGGCCGACGGGCATCTTCGGGAACGCATGGTGGTCAACGGGGAAAATGAAATGGCCCGTCTAGCGTTGAGTTTTAATACCATGGCTGAGTCTTTGTCGGCGAAGATTCAACAGCTTGAGGAATACGGTGACCTGCAACGGCAATTTACCTCGGATGTTTCTCATGAGCTTCGCACCCCATTGACTACGGTGCGCATGGCTGCGGACATGATTGCAAGCCAGGCTGAGGAGATGCCGGCTCATACGCGTCGAGCTTCAGAACTCATGACTCGTGAATTGGATCGTTTTGAAGCTTTACTCGCAGATCTCTTGGAGATTTCGCGCCATGATGCAGGAGTTGCAGATCTTTCTGAGTCGCAGCTTGATCTTCGATCCTGCATCCAAGCGGCGTGGCAACAGGTTTCCCACCTGTCGGACAAACTATCTGTGGAAGTAAATTTCCACCTCCCTGATTCCCCCGTCATGGTCTCCGCTGATTCTCGACGCATCGAACGGATTTTGCGTAATCTGCTAGCCAATGCTCTTGATCATTCCGAGGGAAGACCTATCGACGTGGAAATGAAAGCCAACGATCAAGCAGTAGGCATTATCGTTACAGATCACGGGGTTGGCCTAAAACCGGGGCAAGAGGAACTCGTCTTTAATCGTTTTTGGCGGGCCGATGCCTCTCGCGTCCGGCACTCTGGGGGAACTGGCCTAGGGTTAGCCATCGCCCGAGAAGACGCGCAACTTCACGGCGGAACCTTAGACGCCACCGGCACTTTCGGCGTAGGCTCTACTTTCCGTCTGATAATTCCGCGCACTCCAGGTGGAGAGATCAGCGACACCCCCATTGACCTCACCGCGCCGGAGCCGCCCCACGTCATCGACCAACCTGTTCTTCCAGAACTCGAGCGTGAAGAGGAGCCCTAA
- a CDS encoding dTMP kinase gives MIICIEGIDGAGKNTLVQALVQQVDAEVLAFPRYQDSIAAQLAAHALHGEMGDMADSPYAMATLFALDRHGARSQLLPFAGTQDRLIVLDRYVASNAAYSVARTGNPDLASWVYHLEFEQLGLPTPDLQILLTTEPEVAAQRAQQREIADHTRNRDRYERDYGLQKRTYQAYLELVRQEWGSPWLATTAAKDILQRIPHGLLR, from the coding sequence ATGATAATTTGCATCGAAGGTATTGATGGAGCTGGGAAAAATACCCTGGTTCAGGCGCTTGTTCAACAGGTAGACGCTGAGGTTTTAGCTTTTCCTCGATACCAGGACTCAATAGCAGCTCAGCTTGCCGCCCACGCTCTTCATGGGGAGATGGGGGATATGGCTGATTCCCCCTACGCCATGGCCACTCTTTTTGCGCTTGATCGTCACGGTGCTCGGTCCCAGCTCTTGCCTTTCGCTGGGACTCAGGACCGGCTTATTGTGCTGGATCGTTATGTGGCGTCGAATGCGGCCTATAGCGTGGCTCGCACCGGGAATCCTGATCTCGCATCCTGGGTGTACCACCTTGAATTTGAACAATTAGGTTTACCCACCCCTGATTTGCAAATCCTTCTTACTACAGAGCCGGAAGTGGCCGCCCAGCGGGCACAGCAGCGAGAGATAGCGGATCACACCCGGAATCGGGATCGTTATGAACGAGATTATGGTTTGCAAAAGCGGACCTACCAGGCTTATCTGGAGTTAGTGAGGCAGGAATGGGGGAGTCCATGGTTGGCTACGACCGCCGCTAAGGATATCCTGCAAAGGATCCCCCACGGTTTACTCCGTTAA